In a single window of the Micromonospora sp. WMMD1155 genome:
- a CDS encoding PadR family transcriptional regulator: MDTTQLLKGVLDLAVLAVLREEDGYGYDILRRLREAGLEEVGDASVYGTLRRLFAAGLLTTYVVPSESGPHRKYYSLNAAGRDQLTRSGKLWRSFATTMDSLLDDRGLAA, encoded by the coding sequence GTGGACACCACACAGTTGCTGAAGGGTGTGCTGGACCTGGCCGTCCTGGCCGTGCTTCGCGAGGAGGACGGCTACGGTTACGACATTCTGCGCCGGTTGCGCGAAGCCGGCCTGGAGGAGGTCGGTGACGCCTCGGTCTACGGGACGCTGCGCCGTCTCTTCGCCGCAGGCCTGCTCACCACCTACGTCGTGCCGAGCGAATCCGGGCCGCACCGTAAGTACTACTCACTCAACGCCGCGGGGCGTGACCAGTTGACCCGCTCCGGCAAGCTCTGGCGCTCGTTCGCCACCACAATGGACAGTCTGCTCGACGATCGGGGGCTGGCGGCATGA
- a CDS encoding peptidoglycan-binding domain-containing protein, whose translation MAAALVAFSVGSFQVVTAGSAAADPVSVLATPTCSKSITYQGALVPASSTNSVNCNMQRGNVSDAVARLQDTMNDCYRSALTRVGVYPLSIDRNFGGNTEKALREVQRVAGTSADGVYGPNTRKAMLHVDPDYGDPCRRVS comes from the coding sequence GTGGCTGCGGCGCTGGTGGCGTTCAGTGTCGGGTCCTTCCAGGTGGTGACGGCCGGCTCCGCAGCGGCGGACCCGGTGTCCGTTCTGGCGACGCCGACCTGCTCGAAGTCGATCACCTATCAGGGTGCGTTGGTCCCCGCCTCGTCCACCAACTCGGTGAACTGCAACATGCAGCGCGGCAACGTCAGTGACGCCGTGGCACGTCTGCAGGACACGATGAATGACTGTTACCGCAGCGCGCTGACCAGGGTCGGCGTCTACCCGCTGTCGATCGACCGCAACTTCGGCGGCAACACGGAGAAGGCGCTGCGGGAGGTGCAGCGGGTCGCTGGCACGTCGGCCGACGGGGTCTACGGTCCGAACACGCGCAAGGCGATGCTGCATGTCGATCCTGACTACGGCGACCCCTGCCGTCGCGTCAGCTGA
- a CDS encoding Ppx/GppA phosphatase family protein — protein sequence MAAIDCGTNSIRLLVADLPDDSAGSPAPLVDLTRRMEIVRLGEGVDRTGRLAPEAIERTRVALASYAADIEKLGADRVRMCATSASRDAANAADFTEMVQRTLGVAPEVVTGDEEARLSFTGAVRGLPADAKAPFLVVDIGGGSTEFVVGDRDAGVRAAISVDIGCVRMTERHLPGDPPTPEQVAAAQADIAAAVDRALAVVPGREAATLVGLAGSVTTVVAIAQNLQEYDPERIHHARVSYEAVAQVTADLLGQTRAQRLANPVMHPGRADVIGAGALVLRVIMERAGMPSVVASEHDILDGIAWSLQPAPR from the coding sequence GTGGCGGCCATCGACTGCGGGACCAACTCGATCCGACTGTTGGTCGCCGACCTGCCCGACGACTCGGCCGGGTCGCCCGCGCCGCTCGTCGACCTGACCCGGCGGATGGAGATCGTCCGGCTCGGTGAGGGCGTGGACCGCACCGGCCGGTTGGCCCCGGAGGCGATCGAACGGACCCGGGTGGCGTTGGCGTCGTACGCCGCGGACATCGAGAAGCTGGGCGCGGACCGGGTCCGCATGTGCGCCACCTCGGCCTCCCGGGACGCCGCCAACGCGGCCGACTTCACCGAGATGGTGCAACGCACCCTCGGTGTCGCTCCCGAGGTGGTCACCGGTGACGAGGAGGCGCGGCTGTCCTTCACCGGTGCGGTGCGCGGGCTCCCGGCCGACGCGAAGGCGCCCTTCCTGGTCGTCGACATCGGCGGCGGTTCCACCGAGTTCGTCGTCGGCGATCGGGACGCCGGGGTGCGCGCGGCGATCTCGGTGGACATCGGCTGTGTCCGGATGACCGAGCGTCACCTACCCGGTGATCCTCCGACGCCCGAGCAGGTCGCCGCCGCGCAGGCCGACATCGCCGCGGCGGTGGACCGGGCGCTCGCCGTGGTGCCCGGCCGCGAAGCCGCCACCCTGGTCGGCCTCGCCGGGTCGGTCACCACAGTGGTCGCCATCGCCCAGAACCTCCAGGAGTACGACCCGGAGCGCATCCACCACGCCCGGGTGTCGTACGAGGCGGTCGCCCAGGTGACGGCGGACCTGCTGGGTCAGACCCGGGCGCAGAGATTGGCGAACCCGGTGATGCACCCGGGCCGGGCCGACGTGATCGGCGCGGGCGCGCTGGTGCTCCGCGTGATCATGGAGCGGGCCGGAATGCCGTCCGTGGTCGCCTCCGAGCACGACATCCTCGACGGCATCGCCTGGAGCCTTCAACCAGCGCCGCGCTAG
- a CDS encoding amino-acid N-acetyltransferase: MSTPTADQITVRRARTGDVRGIRRLVDTYTNDRRLLSKATVTLYEQVQEFRVAVRAEDGVVVGCGALHVMWEDLAEIRTVAVDPSCRGQRIGHRLVGELIDAARELGVARIFVLTFETRFFGAFGFQEIDGAPVPQPVYEQLLRSYDEGVAEFLDLERVKPNTLGNTRMLLRL, from the coding sequence GTGAGCACGCCGACTGCGGACCAGATCACCGTGCGGCGGGCCCGCACCGGTGACGTCCGGGGCATCCGGCGGCTGGTGGACACCTACACCAACGACCGGCGGCTGCTGAGCAAGGCCACCGTCACCCTCTACGAACAGGTGCAGGAGTTCCGGGTCGCGGTCCGCGCCGAGGACGGCGTCGTGGTCGGCTGCGGTGCGCTGCACGTGATGTGGGAGGACCTGGCCGAGATCCGTACGGTCGCGGTGGACCCGTCGTGTCGTGGTCAGCGGATCGGTCACCGGCTGGTCGGCGAGTTGATCGACGCGGCCCGGGAGTTGGGCGTGGCACGGATCTTCGTGCTGACCTTCGAGACGCGGTTCTTCGGGGCGTTCGGCTTTCAGGAGATCGACGGCGCACCGGTGCCGCAACCCGTGTACGAGCAGCTCCTGCGCTCGTACGACGAGGGTGTCGCGGAGTTCCTGGACCTGGAGCGGGTCAAGCCGAACACGCTCGGCAACACCCGGATGCTGCTGCGCCTGTAG
- a CDS encoding DUF501 domain-containing protein, whose amino-acid sequence MTVVPPSEPAADSVPLPQREPATEADLAAVAAQLGRTPRGTRAVAHRCPCGLPDVVETTPRLADGTPFPTLYYLTCPRATAACSRLESAGLMKEMADRLTTDPELAAHYRAAHEDYLARREAIGEVPEIAGISAGGMPGRVKCLHVHLGHALGAGPGVNPFGDETLELVEPWWAAGPCVDVPAGE is encoded by the coding sequence GTGACTGTCGTACCACCGTCGGAGCCGGCTGCGGATTCCGTACCCCTGCCGCAGCGGGAGCCGGCCACCGAGGCCGACCTGGCCGCGGTCGCGGCGCAGCTCGGCCGGACGCCCCGGGGCACCCGGGCGGTCGCCCACCGGTGCCCGTGCGGCCTTCCGGATGTGGTGGAGACGACCCCGCGCCTGGCCGACGGCACACCGTTTCCGACGCTCTACTACCTGACCTGCCCCCGGGCCACCGCGGCGTGCAGTCGGCTGGAGTCGGCGGGGCTGATGAAGGAGATGGCGGACCGGCTGACGACCGATCCGGAGTTGGCCGCCCACTACCGCGCCGCCCACGAGGACTACCTGGCCCGTCGGGAGGCGATCGGCGAGGTGCCGGAGATCGCCGGTATCTCGGCCGGCGGGATGCCCGGCCGGGTGAAGTGCCTGCACGTGCACCTGGGGCACGCGCTGGGTGCCGGTCCCGGGGTCAACCCGTTCGGCGACGAGACGTTGGAGCTGGTCGAGCCCTGGTGGGCGGCCGGCCCGTGCGTGGACGTGCCGGCGGGCGAGTGA
- a CDS encoding septum formation initiator family protein, whose product MQQRRTPGGQRPARRPGQSGRPGGGRSTRGSVRETGVRAEPRAAAGRAPGAARGAEGVRSANRPAAARRTAAGGAVKRLAAPHPRRFTGRATVLFAVLIALALAYTYPVRVYLDQQADIERMEAAQAAQEAEIAKLTAEAANWKDDEYIKTQARERFFMGEPGEKMMVVLYDPEGAARDAGKSAGSSPPAGPTTWYDTLWSSVQAADSQQPGK is encoded by the coding sequence ATGCAGCAGCGCCGCACACCGGGTGGTCAGCGTCCCGCCCGTCGGCCGGGTCAGTCCGGTCGACCGGGCGGTGGCCGCTCCACGCGGGGGTCGGTGCGGGAGACCGGCGTACGCGCCGAACCCCGTGCCGCCGCCGGCCGGGCGCCGGGTGCCGCCCGGGGCGCAGAGGGCGTCCGCTCGGCGAACCGTCCGGCCGCAGCCCGGCGTACCGCTGCCGGTGGAGCCGTCAAACGGCTCGCCGCACCCCACCCTCGTCGCTTCACCGGTCGGGCCACCGTGCTGTTCGCGGTCCTGATCGCGCTCGCGCTGGCCTACACGTACCCGGTCCGGGTCTACCTGGACCAGCAGGCCGACATCGAGCGGATGGAGGCGGCCCAGGCGGCGCAGGAGGCGGAGATCGCCAAGCTCACCGCCGAGGCGGCCAACTGGAAAGACGACGAGTACATCAAGACACAGGCCCGGGAGCGGTTCTTCATGGGCGAGCCGGGCGAGAAGATGATGGTGGTGCTGTACGACCCGGAGGGCGCCGCCCGGGACGCCGGGAAGTCGGCCGGTTCGTCGCCCCCGGCCGGGCCCACCACCTGGTACGACACGCTCTGGTCGAGCGTGCAGGCGGCCGACAGCCAGCAGCCGGGCAAGTGA
- the eno gene encoding phosphopyruvate hydratase — protein MATIEGIVAREILDSRGNPTVEVEVGLDDGTVARAAVPSGASTGAFEAIELRDGDADRYQGKGVEKAVSNVEDKIVDQIIGYEASEQRLIDQKMLDIDGTDSKSELGANAILGVSLAVAKAAAGSAELSLFRYLGGPNAHLLPVPMMNILNGGAHADSNVDIQEFMIAPIGAPTFREALRSGAEVYHALKSVLKKKGLSTGLGDEGGFAPNLPTNAAALDLIAEAVEKAGYRLGSDIVFALDVAATEFFDNGTYTFEGAAKSAEDMSTYYTKLADEYPIVSIEDPLAEDDWTGWQTLTASIGDRVQIVGDDLFVTNPQRIARGIAEKAANAVLVKVNQIGSLTETLDAVDLAHRAGFKCMMSHRSGETEDTTIADLAVATGCGQIKTGAPARSDRVAKYNQLLRIEEELADAARYAGAGAFPRYRSA, from the coding sequence GTGGCAACCATCGAGGGAATCGTCGCCCGGGAGATTCTCGACTCGCGGGGCAACCCCACGGTCGAGGTCGAGGTCGGCCTGGACGACGGCACGGTGGCTCGCGCCGCAGTGCCCTCCGGCGCCTCCACCGGCGCGTTCGAGGCGATCGAGCTGCGTGACGGTGACGCCGACCGCTACCAGGGCAAGGGCGTGGAGAAGGCGGTCTCCAACGTCGAGGACAAGATCGTCGACCAGATCATCGGGTACGAGGCCAGCGAGCAGCGGCTCATCGACCAGAAGATGCTCGACATCGACGGCACCGACAGCAAGTCGGAGCTGGGCGCGAACGCCATTCTGGGGGTCTCCCTGGCGGTGGCGAAGGCCGCTGCCGGCAGCGCCGAGCTGAGCCTCTTCCGCTACCTGGGCGGCCCGAACGCGCACCTCCTGCCGGTGCCGATGATGAACATCCTCAACGGTGGCGCGCACGCCGACTCGAACGTCGACATCCAGGAATTCATGATCGCGCCGATCGGCGCCCCCACCTTCCGCGAGGCGCTGCGCTCCGGCGCGGAGGTCTACCACGCGCTCAAGTCGGTGCTGAAGAAGAAGGGCCTGTCGACCGGCCTCGGTGACGAGGGTGGCTTCGCGCCGAACCTGCCGACGAACGCGGCGGCCCTGGACCTGATCGCCGAGGCGGTCGAGAAGGCCGGCTACCGGCTCGGCAGCGACATCGTGTTCGCGCTCGACGTGGCGGCCACGGAGTTCTTCGACAACGGCACGTACACCTTCGAGGGTGCCGCGAAGTCCGCCGAGGACATGAGCACCTACTACACGAAGCTGGCCGACGAGTACCCGATCGTGTCGATCGAGGACCCGCTGGCCGAGGACGACTGGACCGGCTGGCAGACGCTGACCGCCTCGATCGGCGACCGGGTACAGATCGTCGGTGACGACCTGTTCGTCACCAACCCGCAGCGCATCGCCCGCGGCATCGCCGAGAAGGCGGCGAACGCGGTCCTGGTCAAGGTCAACCAGATCGGCTCGCTGACCGAGACCCTGGACGCGGTGGACCTGGCCCACCGGGCCGGCTTCAAGTGCATGATGAGCCACCGCTCCGGCGAGACCGAGGACACCACCATCGCCGACCTGGCGGTCGCCACCGGCTGCGGCCAGATCAAGACCGGTGCCCCGGCCCGTTCGGACCGCGTCGCCAAGTACAACCAGCTGCTCCGGATCGAGGAGGAGCTGGCCGACGCGGCGCGCTACGCCGGTGCGGGCGCGTTCCCGCGTTACCGTTCGGCCTGA
- the nudC gene encoding NAD(+) diphosphatase — translation MTGPAVVRAFDAPTGGFRPGAGPGRLPAAGDLALPVTGAKLLTDVDGRPLHVADLPTDTDWVPLGTLDGVPAWATDLTTTLPGRARGWASLAAEVPEPYATLAGRALAVITWRRTHRWCGACRAELADLPTETARRCPDCGLYVPMQLSAAVLTAITRPGRAGSADELLLVRHATGPTGLWALVAGFVEAGETLEAAVHREVGEEVGLSVDRLAYFGSQPWAISGPGVLLAGFTARAADPHAEPVVDGRELTEARWFGLDALPAELPPAYSISRWLIDATVTAARA, via the coding sequence GTGACCGGTCCGGCGGTCGTGCGGGCGTTCGACGCACCCACTGGTGGTTTCCGGCCCGGGGCCGGGCCTGGGCGGCTGCCCGCCGCCGGTGACCTGGCACTGCCGGTGACCGGTGCGAAGCTGCTGACCGACGTCGACGGCCGTCCCCTCCACGTCGCCGACCTGCCCACCGACACCGACTGGGTGCCGCTGGGCACGCTCGACGGGGTGCCCGCCTGGGCCACCGACCTCACCACCACGCTCCCGGGGCGGGCACGGGGCTGGGCGTCGCTCGCCGCCGAGGTGCCGGAGCCGTACGCCACGCTCGCCGGGCGGGCGTTGGCGGTGATCACGTGGCGGCGTACCCACCGGTGGTGTGGCGCCTGCCGGGCCGAGCTGGCCGACCTGCCCACCGAGACGGCCCGGCGGTGCCCCGACTGCGGTCTGTACGTCCCGATGCAGCTCTCCGCCGCGGTGCTGACGGCGATCACCCGGCCCGGTCGAGCCGGTAGCGCCGACGAGCTGCTGCTGGTCCGGCACGCCACCGGACCGACCGGGCTGTGGGCGCTGGTGGCCGGCTTCGTGGAGGCCGGCGAGACACTGGAGGCGGCGGTGCACCGGGAGGTCGGCGAGGAGGTCGGGTTGTCAGTCGACCGACTGGCGTACTTCGGCAGCCAGCCGTGGGCGATCTCCGGCCCCGGCGTGCTGCTCGCCGGTTTCACCGCCCGGGCCGCCGACCCGCACGCCGAGCCGGTGGTCGACGGCCGGGAGCTGACCGAGGCCCGGTGGTTCGGCCTGGATGCGCTGCCGGCGGAACTGCCGCCCGCGTACTCCATCTCCCGCTGGCTGATCGACGCGACGGTGACCGCCGCGCGGGCCTGA